One Gimesia aquarii DNA segment encodes these proteins:
- a CDS encoding GNAT family N-acetyltransferase: MSITISLATKAEKSEASAFIFADAAEAERESQTQDFMKSISSGEIDKTQILIARDSGALIGVGVLIFTDLTTAFLWPPFTKRDDCAEAILQEMAIRIDQSKASIGQSLLEPGQMNHRRLLSRNGFPHLTNLMFMRHPLTKLSQATLNDEHLQWIKFDEHKNRKRFLDLLELTHQSSHDCPALNQSRTAEESLESHRSSGDSDQNHWYLCHRNGVDLGVLLMTEHKKDNVWEVVYMGVAPEYRGNGYGATLIQHGLLEAQTHSQTAVILAVDYKNSYAIKIYEELGFVSQYTLSVHARICSRFPEKKTTNQ, translated from the coding sequence ATGTCGATTACCATCTCTTTAGCAACCAAAGCCGAAAAATCAGAGGCTTCGGCTTTTATCTTTGCGGACGCAGCAGAAGCTGAGCGAGAGTCACAGACTCAGGATTTCATGAAATCGATTTCTTCAGGAGAAATCGATAAAACTCAAATTCTGATCGCGAGAGATTCAGGTGCGCTGATTGGAGTAGGAGTTCTGATATTCACAGATTTAACAACGGCATTCTTATGGCCTCCGTTTACGAAACGTGACGACTGTGCAGAAGCAATTCTACAGGAAATGGCTATACGTATCGACCAATCCAAAGCCAGTATCGGTCAATCCTTGCTGGAACCAGGACAGATGAATCATCGACGGTTGCTGAGCCGTAATGGATTTCCTCATTTAACCAACCTGATGTTCATGAGACATCCTCTGACCAAACTGAGTCAAGCCACTTTAAATGATGAGCATTTGCAGTGGATCAAATTTGATGAACACAAAAACCGCAAACGATTCCTGGATTTGCTGGAGCTAACACATCAGTCTTCTCATGATTGCCCCGCACTGAATCAATCTCGAACTGCTGAAGAATCATTAGAATCTCACCGGAGTTCAGGAGATTCTGACCAGAATCACTGGTATCTGTGTCATCGAAATGGAGTCGATCTAGGCGTACTACTGATGACTGAACACAAAAAAGATAATGTCTGGGAAGTCGTCTACATGGGAGTGGCTCCAGAATATCGGGGAAACGGGTACGGTGCTACTTTGATTCAACATGGATTACTGGAAGCCCAGACCCACAGCCAGACGGCTGTCATACTCGCCGTTGATTACAAAAATTCCTATGCGATAAAGATTTATGAAGAATTGGGATTTGTGAGTCAATACACTTTGAGTGTTCATGCGCGGATCTGTTCTCGTTTTCCCGAAAAAAAAACAACAAATCAATAA
- the dnaA gene encoding chromosomal replication initiator protein DnaA — translation MQPKSLAVEGTLCGSTQKQPTEAKLGPVNTETSEQSITQLLAQQVGERSFQNWFAGKVSFKIEGNLLTIGVASPFLLSWMQKKFSSQIYATALACIGSSAEYRFEVNPDLVQVSNNKTSNREPTHSTTVTLETNPSSLSSKNTSGEHKRSDQKNLKKEVSRYKGRLFSNLSTFVTGKSNQLAYTATLQASDQPGVLYNPLFIHGGVGVGKTHLLEGFYRKVRQLYPSLQVVFLTSESFGNYFSKALQERSVPSFRQRFRNVDVLIIDDVDFFESKRIFQEELLHTIKHLESHGRQLVFSSDRHPRLLTKMSEELTTRFLSGLVCRVESPEIELRLEIARQRALKLKTPITMGALEYVSRRFTNNVRELEGAMNCLQTYHVMTKQKITTSMARQILADLERDCIRIVKLDDIKQIVCSTFGISEADLKSSRRARNISQPRMLAMFLGRKLTQAAYSEIGEFFGGRNHSTVMFAEKQVRKWLENRSSIQVALQEWPMEEIIESLEQQLLAS, via the coding sequence ATGCAACCCAAGTCTTTGGCAGTGGAGGGTACGCTTTGTGGGTCAACACAAAAGCAACCAACGGAAGCCAAGCTGGGGCCTGTAAATACCGAAACAAGTGAGCAATCGATTACGCAATTGCTCGCGCAGCAGGTCGGTGAACGCAGCTTCCAGAACTGGTTTGCAGGAAAAGTCAGCTTCAAAATAGAAGGCAATCTTCTCACCATAGGCGTTGCCAGTCCATTTTTGCTGAGCTGGATGCAAAAAAAGTTTTCTTCCCAAATCTACGCGACGGCTCTTGCCTGTATTGGTTCCTCAGCGGAATATCGGTTCGAAGTGAATCCTGATCTGGTTCAAGTTTCAAATAACAAAACCTCAAATAGAGAGCCAACTCACTCGACTACTGTAACTTTAGAAACAAATCCCTCTTCTTTGAGTTCAAAAAACACATCAGGTGAGCACAAGCGAAGTGATCAAAAGAATTTAAAAAAAGAAGTATCGCGTTACAAAGGCAGGCTCTTTTCGAACCTTTCAACATTTGTAACTGGCAAGTCAAACCAACTGGCGTATACGGCAACGCTTCAAGCCAGTGATCAGCCGGGAGTGCTTTACAACCCACTCTTTATTCACGGTGGAGTCGGTGTAGGTAAAACTCACCTTTTAGAAGGATTCTATCGCAAAGTCCGTCAACTCTATCCTTCATTGCAAGTCGTTTTTCTTACATCAGAATCATTCGGAAACTACTTCTCGAAAGCATTACAAGAAAGGTCTGTTCCCAGTTTTCGTCAGCGATTCCGAAATGTTGATGTGCTCATCATCGATGATGTTGATTTTTTTGAATCCAAACGGATCTTTCAGGAAGAGCTCTTACACACGATCAAACATTTGGAAAGCCATGGCCGACAACTCGTTTTTTCGTCAGACAGACACCCACGCCTGCTAACGAAAATGAGTGAGGAACTTACGACTCGGTTTCTCTCAGGACTAGTCTGTCGTGTGGAATCACCTGAAATCGAGTTGAGACTCGAGATTGCACGACAACGCGCTTTGAAATTAAAGACTCCCATCACAATGGGTGCTTTGGAATATGTTTCCAGACGATTTACCAATAATGTCCGGGAACTGGAAGGCGCCATGAACTGTCTGCAAACGTATCACGTCATGACGAAGCAGAAAATCACGACTTCAATGGCACGTCAGATTCTGGCTGATCTGGAACGTGATTGTATCCGAATTGTTAAACTCGACGATATTAAACAAATCGTATGTTCTACCTTCGGCATCTCTGAAGCAGATTTGAAATCATCGCGCAGAGCCAGGAATATCAGCCAACCTCGAATGCTGGCTATGTTTCTTGGAAGAAAATTAACGCAAGCGGCATATAGTGAAATTGGAGAGTTCTTTGGAGGTCGTAATCACAGCACTGTGATGTTCGCAGAAAAACAGGTCAGAAAATGGCTTGAAAATCGATCTTCGATTCAAGTTGCCTTACAAGAATGGCCTATGGAAGAAATCATCGAATCTCTCGAACAACAGCTCTTAGCCAGCTAA
- a CDS encoding tetratricopeptide repeat protein — protein MKNESEIQKSLREAMAVERQKGQSERNRRNSQPDPSASLAELSTPNQNQNHLTRPTESKILPISSTEPAPLESNDTTVIRELNLAYDADRSGNIEKAQGYYQRVLTLDPDNFGALHRLAIIEDKKNNFPTAEAYYLKALKLDPSNADLLSDIGYSYMLQGRDDYGEKYLHEALKYQPGHRRSLDHLGWYYGRMGQYDQALSLFRMTGGEAQAQLKFAQLFPGVEPNPTLAQGGAKPHNVQMVGPENTMGGIQTAGQFQTDYDQNIQHVGGGGSGQSSSLQMVNPSGNNPTLQIAEMMKRERDRAIQARGDQQLPSISPNQLMTKQVTGYPNQATGNVQDTPPLMVNPSETAPTSGAKAPQIQAWPPAGDPGITQAVEASNYWASKAQQQQKQQQQIQNRTARPLSPSQIQQQQYRNPVVQGRQSMQQRQPRNMTPRQQQQMRRQQMAPANVPRAGQPMYGRQYQSPGQFPNYQINSTQSPPQQQRSHSENIQQNHEQQLVKEAVRTGMNMGPGQMFPVAEGKSNHPNSSPLMSSQIPTSNPIPASAQVPQQNVYQTGGQSIRQVGTGQPTYQQQISRGISQAGYEFSNQQTLQMNGFNSATQNRNLGRIHEIPSSVPQSAMYSNNPAFAPANVRSHNPEPNQQISSPVQWGAQQQASPYHFPAQQGQY, from the coding sequence ATGAAGAATGAGTCTGAAATACAGAAAAGTTTAAGAGAAGCGATGGCTGTTGAGAGACAGAAAGGACAATCTGAGAGAAATCGGCGGAATTCCCAACCAGATCCGTCGGCCAGCCTGGCAGAACTTTCGACACCCAACCAAAATCAGAACCATCTTACTCGTCCAACGGAATCCAAAATTTTACCTATCAGTTCCACAGAACCAGCTCCCTTGGAGTCAAACGATACCACAGTGATTCGTGAATTAAATCTGGCTTATGATGCCGACCGCAGTGGAAATATTGAGAAAGCGCAAGGGTACTATCAGCGTGTTCTCACACTTGACCCTGACAATTTTGGGGCCTTGCATCGACTCGCAATTATTGAAGATAAAAAGAACAACTTTCCTACGGCTGAAGCTTATTATCTGAAAGCATTAAAACTAGATCCCTCGAATGCTGATCTTCTCAGTGATATTGGCTATTCCTATATGTTACAGGGACGTGATGATTATGGTGAGAAATACTTGCATGAAGCACTCAAATATCAACCAGGTCACAGACGCTCTCTCGATCATCTCGGTTGGTACTATGGACGAATGGGACAATATGATCAGGCGTTGTCTCTGTTTCGTATGACGGGGGGAGAGGCTCAAGCGCAGTTGAAATTTGCCCAACTCTTCCCGGGCGTTGAACCGAATCCTACTTTGGCCCAAGGAGGCGCAAAGCCGCATAACGTACAAATGGTAGGACCGGAAAATACAATGGGGGGAATTCAAACTGCGGGTCAATTTCAGACAGACTATGATCAGAATATCCAACATGTGGGTGGCGGAGGCAGTGGACAATCCTCATCCCTTCAAATGGTGAATCCATCAGGAAACAATCCTACATTGCAGATCGCAGAAATGATGAAGCGGGAAAGAGACCGTGCTATTCAGGCGCGAGGTGATCAGCAGTTGCCTTCAATCAGTCCGAATCAACTGATGACAAAGCAAGTCACTGGTTACCCCAATCAAGCGACCGGGAATGTTCAGGATACTCCGCCTTTAATGGTGAATCCCTCAGAAACCGCTCCTACATCTGGAGCCAAAGCACCTCAAATTCAAGCTTGGCCACCGGCAGGTGATCCAGGCATCACCCAGGCAGTTGAAGCTTCGAATTATTGGGCATCGAAAGCACAGCAACAACAAAAACAACAGCAGCAGATTCAAAACCGAACAGCGCGTCCACTTTCTCCATCACAGATCCAACAGCAGCAATACAGGAACCCTGTGGTTCAAGGGAGGCAGTCCATGCAGCAGAGACAACCTCGAAACATGACTCCGCGACAACAACAGCAGATGCGAAGGCAGCAAATGGCACCTGCGAATGTTCCGCGTGCAGGCCAACCGATGTACGGCAGACAGTATCAGTCTCCCGGGCAATTTCCTAACTATCAAATCAATTCAACCCAGTCTCCACCACAGCAGCAGAGATCGCATTCTGAAAACATTCAGCAGAATCATGAGCAGCAGTTGGTCAAGGAAGCTGTCCGTACTGGTATGAACATGGGACCCGGCCAAATGTTTCCGGTTGCCGAAGGTAAGTCGAATCATCCAAATAGTTCACCCCTAATGTCTTCACAAATTCCGACAAGCAATCCAATACCTGCATCGGCACAAGTTCCTCAACAGAATGTTTATCAAACAGGTGGTCAAAGCATTCGCCAGGTCGGCACAGGGCAGCCAACCTATCAGCAGCAGATATCTCGTGGAATTAGTCAGGCTGGTTACGAGTTTTCAAATCAACAAACTTTGCAGATGAATGGTTTCAATTCAGCTACGCAGAATCGGAATCTTGGAAGAATTCATGAAATTCCTTCATCAGTACCTCAGTCTGCAATGTATTCTAATAACCCTGCGTTTGCTCCAGCGAATGTCCGTTCTCATAACCCGGAACCAAACCAGCAAATATCCTCTCCCGTTCAATGGGGAGCACAACAACAAGCATCACCTTACCACTTTCCAGCGCAGCAAGGTCAGTATTGA
- a CDS encoding type II and III secretion system protein family protein, which translates to MFKQNCHGRALRNFEKNRFQDLTKLIAIVLANVVCAQLVLAQGPSMIQLPQPVPRGDQYVPAQVQVPSNNSGQFQQSPYVQQPQGVMPVQNGIVPIPNGQVPAHGPSIRMVQDTGRITRKPLPSQIRSTPGIFDEMEIIIRRSQLVITNSRIRRYAIADPSIIEFVTYSPTEVAIVGLELGTTTLTLWFEGDETPITYLVHTIQDPDYGDQRRIDYGKLERKLAVLFPNSKVYLIPLSRKIIVKGEAADATEAAHILSVIRGEVISLDGNLGGPQPYSTGFGYGGAGIDSTYGGVDLDYASSLIVNMLEIPGEFQVMIHVTIAQLNRTMLRQLGVDLSVLFDNGRHFIGSTMGGVPSTLTGIFEAGEVNVLINALAQNGTTKIMARPTLTVLSGHSASFLAGGEFAVPTIVGVGGAQGTSTTFRGFGTSIVVTPIVIDKDLIRMRIVPEYSQINDNNAVSGIPGLDSRRAQTTVELREGQTIVLAGLFGHDTTTGVTRIPWLGELPLVGGYLFSSKQSSQGESELLITVTPQLVRPMEEDEVPPYPGFEVTVPHDKELYKYNMTEGAPDTGVYQLQPYGRGAGRGVEVGYQPFNPAPASPYYPPVSTGTYQNGAAAQPIPPSRPFPSQTRPVRPPRPVHSNQPPSLPPPAPAASGPQAQNLNRGNLSQQNQPRFTQMIKDRFQNTKTGRNNNNWVQPAGYVDPKKRIDSSESPKSQSKFPWIGRGK; encoded by the coding sequence ATGTTCAAACAGAACTGCCACGGACGGGCACTTCGAAATTTTGAAAAGAATCGATTTCAAGATCTCACAAAGCTGATTGCTATTGTACTGGCAAATGTCGTTTGTGCGCAGTTGGTACTCGCTCAGGGCCCATCGATGATCCAATTGCCTCAGCCTGTTCCAAGGGGAGATCAGTATGTACCAGCACAAGTTCAAGTTCCCTCAAATAACTCTGGACAATTTCAGCAAAGTCCCTATGTTCAGCAACCTCAGGGAGTAATGCCAGTACAGAACGGAATTGTACCGATTCCGAATGGGCAAGTACCTGCGCATGGTCCAAGCATTCGTATGGTTCAGGATACAGGACGTATTACCAGAAAACCACTACCTTCACAGATCCGTTCAACTCCCGGAATCTTTGATGAAATGGAAATCATTATTCGCCGTAGTCAGTTGGTGATTACGAATTCCCGAATTCGGCGATATGCGATTGCGGATCCTTCGATCATTGAATTTGTTACTTACTCGCCTACGGAAGTGGCCATTGTTGGTTTGGAACTGGGAACAACCACTCTTACGCTCTGGTTTGAAGGCGATGAAACTCCCATTACCTATCTTGTCCATACCATACAGGACCCTGACTACGGTGATCAGAGACGAATCGACTACGGCAAACTGGAACGAAAATTAGCAGTCTTATTTCCTAACAGCAAAGTATACTTGATCCCGCTTTCACGGAAAATCATTGTCAAAGGGGAAGCTGCTGATGCAACAGAGGCCGCCCATATTCTTTCTGTCATTCGGGGAGAAGTGATCAGTCTGGATGGAAATCTTGGTGGGCCACAGCCTTATTCAACTGGTTTTGGATATGGGGGGGCTGGCATTGACTCTACATATGGTGGCGTTGATCTTGATTATGCGTCCTCATTAATTGTTAATATGCTTGAGATTCCTGGAGAATTTCAAGTGATGATTCATGTGACAATTGCGCAACTGAACCGAACGATGTTGAGACAACTGGGTGTGGATTTAAGTGTTCTGTTTGACAATGGTCGACATTTTATTGGTTCAACGATGGGTGGCGTTCCTTCGACTTTGACCGGTATTTTTGAAGCAGGTGAAGTGAATGTACTCATTAATGCATTGGCTCAGAATGGTACAACAAAAATTATGGCTCGGCCGACTTTAACCGTATTAAGTGGGCACTCAGCGAGTTTTCTGGCCGGTGGTGAATTTGCGGTACCTACGATTGTGGGGGTAGGGGGAGCCCAGGGAACATCAACCACGTTCCGAGGTTTTGGTACCTCAATCGTAGTGACACCAATTGTGATTGACAAAGATTTGATTCGTATGCGAATCGTTCCGGAATATAGCCAAATCAACGACAATAACGCAGTCTCCGGTATTCCGGGTTTGGATTCCAGAAGAGCCCAGACAACTGTCGAGTTACGCGAAGGCCAGACAATCGTGCTAGCAGGTTTGTTCGGGCATGATACAACGACTGGAGTGACACGTATTCCCTGGTTAGGAGAACTTCCTCTCGTTGGCGGTTATTTATTCAGCTCGAAACAATCGAGTCAGGGGGAATCGGAATTACTGATTACAGTGACTCCTCAACTAGTCAGGCCTATGGAAGAAGATGAAGTGCCACCTTATCCAGGTTTCGAGGTGACAGTGCCTCATGATAAAGAATTATACAAGTACAATATGACTGAAGGGGCACCGGATACCGGGGTTTACCAACTGCAACCGTATGGACGAGGAGCGGGCCGCGGTGTGGAAGTCGGTTATCAGCCATTTAATCCAGCACCCGCTTCACCTTACTATCCTCCAGTGAGTACGGGAACTTATCAGAACGGTGCAGCAGCACAGCCTATTCCTCCCAGTCGTCCGTTTCCGAGTCAAACGAGGCCGGTAAGACCACCGAGGCCGGTTCATTCAAATCAGCCGCCATCACTTCCACCACCCGCACCGGCAGCAAGTGGACCTCAGGCTCAGAATTTGAATCGAGGAAATCTATCACAACAAAATCAGCCGCGCTTTACCCAGATGATCAAAGATAGATTCCAGAACACGAAGACTGGTAGAAACAACAATAATTGGGTCCAACCAGCAGGTTATGTGGATCCTAAAAAACGAATTGATTCTTCTGAATCACCAAAGAGTCAATCAAAATTTCCCTGGATCGGTCGAGGGAAGTAA
- the mtnA gene encoding S-methyl-5-thioribose-1-phosphate isomerase, with protein sequence MKIENETGADVATLRWIGGTDGYLQMIDQTLLPTEFREIECRTVETVWEAIKKLRVRGAPAIGIAAAYGVILGLQTVAGSDRGRFDQRLKEVSEYLAGSRPTAVNLFWALERLQKLADLSPELSGGEMHQRLLDDALKIEQEDLQMCHKIGEVGARLLAKGDGVLTHCNAGGLATSGGGTALSVFFEAARQGKEIHVYADETRPLLQGARLTTWELMQREIPVTLISDSMAGWVMQEKKIQAVVTGADRIAANGDAANKIGTYSVALLAHAHGIPFYIAAPSSTFDLSLESGNQIPIEERLAEEITNGFGKQTAPEGVDVYNPAFDVTPAKYIKGIITEQGLIQPVTKEEVSRVLSTADA encoded by the coding sequence ATGAAAATTGAAAATGAAACAGGGGCTGATGTTGCAACACTGCGCTGGATCGGTGGAACAGATGGATATCTTCAGATGATCGACCAGACCTTACTTCCAACTGAGTTTCGAGAGATTGAATGCCGCACCGTTGAGACCGTTTGGGAAGCAATTAAAAAGCTTCGAGTTCGCGGAGCGCCCGCAATTGGAATCGCCGCTGCTTACGGAGTGATATTGGGACTGCAGACCGTTGCTGGTTCAGACCGTGGCCGCTTTGATCAGAGATTGAAAGAGGTTTCGGAATACTTAGCGGGAAGTCGACCCACGGCTGTCAACCTGTTCTGGGCACTCGAACGATTGCAAAAACTGGCCGATCTTTCTCCAGAACTTTCCGGCGGTGAAATGCATCAGCGTTTGTTGGATGACGCACTGAAGATTGAGCAGGAAGATTTACAGATGTGCCATAAAATTGGTGAAGTGGGAGCCAGATTGCTGGCAAAAGGGGATGGTGTTCTCACACACTGCAATGCAGGGGGGCTGGCAACTTCAGGAGGTGGTACTGCGCTCTCTGTTTTCTTTGAAGCGGCGCGACAGGGAAAAGAAATTCACGTGTATGCAGATGAAACCAGACCGTTGCTACAAGGAGCACGCCTGACAACCTGGGAGCTCATGCAACGCGAGATACCGGTTACTTTAATTAGTGATTCCATGGCTGGTTGGGTGATGCAGGAAAAGAAAATCCAGGCAGTAGTTACCGGTGCAGATCGTATCGCCGCCAATGGAGACGCTGCGAATAAAATTGGAACTTACTCGGTAGCCTTATTGGCGCATGCGCATGGAATTCCTTTTTATATCGCTGCACCTTCCAGCACATTTGACCTGAGTTTAGAGAGTGGCAATCAAATTCCGATCGAAGAACGTCTTGCTGAAGAGATTACGAATGGATTTGGCAAACAGACAGCCCCCGAAGGTGTCGATGTTTACAATCCTGCCTTTGATGTGACCCCTGCGAAGTATATCAAGGGAATCATCACAGAACAGGGTTTGATTCAGCCGGTTACGAAAGAGGAAGTTTCTCGCGTGCTTTCTACTGCTGACGCTTGA
- a CDS encoding DUF1080 domain-containing protein: protein MFQLSVKSFTTLCLFMSACFCVTQPADLIAEEHCDSDFVSIFNGKSLDGWQGATNGYYAKDGMLISKKESGGNLFTNKEYKNFILRFDFKLEPGANNGIGFHVPLKPKTSPAYAGKEIQILDDTAKKYAKLQNYQYHGSLYGTAPAKRGHLKPVGEWNSQEIMVDGNKLKVVLNGTTIVDFDMADAKKNGTIDGKEHPGLKRDKGHICLCGHGAKIEFKNMRIKELP from the coding sequence ATGTTTCAACTTTCTGTTAAAAGTTTCACTACACTCTGTTTATTTATGAGTGCCTGTTTCTGTGTCACTCAACCCGCTGATCTGATTGCTGAAGAGCATTGTGATAGCGATTTTGTAAGTATCTTCAATGGAAAATCATTAGATGGCTGGCAAGGTGCCACTAATGGTTATTACGCCAAAGACGGTATGCTCATCAGTAAAAAGGAAAGTGGTGGTAATTTATTTACCAACAAAGAATACAAAAACTTTATTCTGCGATTTGATTTCAAACTGGAACCCGGAGCCAATAATGGTATTGGATTTCATGTTCCTCTCAAACCTAAAACCAGCCCCGCCTATGCAGGTAAAGAAATTCAAATCCTCGACGATACCGCGAAAAAATATGCCAAGTTACAAAATTATCAGTATCATGGCTCATTATATGGAACCGCACCAGCGAAGCGAGGGCACCTCAAACCAGTGGGTGAATGGAATTCCCAGGAAATTATGGTTGATGGAAATAAGCTGAAAGTGGTTTTGAACGGAACGACCATTGTCGATTTCGATATGGCCGATGCTAAGAAAAACGGTACGATTGATGGCAAGGAGCACCCCGGTTTGAAACGAGACAAAGGACATATTTGTCTGTGTGGTCATGGTGCCAAAATTGAGTTTAAAAACATGCGCATCAAAGAGCTTCCCTAA
- a CDS encoding Gfo/Idh/MocA family protein translates to MSSEKKKTSSEVTRRTFLQAGSTAAAGLAWTAQSYGSILGANDRIRIGFLGAGGMANAHMNTFNAIREKNNLEAIAVADCWKKRADEGKEKTGAKHAFSDYQKVLEIKDIDYVTIATPEHWHAQMTIDALDSGKAVYCEKPMTHSIPEAQAVIKKQKATKLPIQVGVQGMSDDSYSSAAKAIEQGVIGQVVQAQIEYVRRYGSQGPWRRPGLKDDEPKPADLNWNAWLGKAPKTDWNPHHYYEWRNYSQYSGGICTDLFIHRITRIMKACNLLYPRRVVGMGGIWQWRDDRNLPDNFEMICEYPRGMTVYVLGTMSNRVGIDHLIRGYRGTLYFTSSGWVAKDKDGKVLAEHKKSGAEDTKLHHTNLQNHLRNGEKLNCPSELGLAGVVAVNMANESWRSGHMMGWDTKQEKMVPANTLNLSHYPENDS, encoded by the coding sequence ATGAGTTCTGAAAAGAAAAAGACTTCCTCTGAAGTGACTCGTCGAACTTTTCTCCAAGCTGGTAGTACCGCTGCTGCCGGCCTGGCTTGGACAGCACAAAGCTATGGAAGTATTCTCGGCGCCAATGACCGGATTCGCATCGGTTTCCTTGGCGCTGGAGGAATGGCAAATGCCCACATGAATACGTTCAATGCGATTCGCGAAAAGAATAATCTGGAAGCTATCGCAGTCGCTGACTGCTGGAAAAAGCGCGCTGACGAAGGCAAAGAAAAAACGGGAGCCAAACATGCTTTTTCTGATTATCAAAAAGTTTTGGAAATCAAAGACATCGACTATGTCACGATTGCGACTCCGGAACATTGGCACGCGCAGATGACAATCGATGCTTTGGATTCTGGTAAAGCCGTCTATTGTGAAAAACCAATGACGCACAGTATTCCAGAAGCACAGGCGGTCATCAAAAAACAGAAAGCGACCAAGCTCCCGATTCAGGTCGGCGTACAAGGCATGTCTGATGATTCCTACAGCTCTGCCGCGAAAGCAATCGAACAAGGTGTTATTGGCCAGGTCGTTCAAGCGCAAATAGAGTACGTTCGGCGTTATGGATCACAGGGCCCGTGGCGTCGTCCCGGTCTGAAGGATGATGAACCGAAGCCTGCCGATTTGAACTGGAATGCCTGGCTCGGAAAGGCTCCGAAAACAGACTGGAATCCACATCATTATTATGAGTGGCGAAACTACTCTCAATATTCGGGTGGGATTTGTACTGACCTCTTCATCCACCGCATCACGCGTATTATGAAAGCCTGTAATTTGCTTTATCCACGTCGTGTTGTGGGTATGGGAGGTATCTGGCAATGGCGCGATGATCGCAACCTGCCAGACAACTTTGAAATGATTTGTGAGTACCCACGCGGCATGACGGTCTATGTTCTCGGGACGATGAGTAACCGTGTCGGCATCGACCACCTCATTCGAGGCTATCGTGGCACACTCTACTTCACTTCATCTGGCTGGGTCGCCAAAGATAAAGATGGTAAGGTTCTGGCAGAGCATAAAAAGTCTGGTGCAGAAGATACGAAGCTGCATCATACGAATCTGCAAAATCACTTACGCAACGGTGAAAAATTGAATTGCCCCAGTGAATTAGGGTTAGCAGGTGTTGTCGCTGTCAACATGGCAAATGAGTCCTGGAGATCCGGTCACATGATGGGCTGGGATACCAAACAAGAAAAAATGGTTCCCGCTAACACACTGAACCTCAGCCACTATCCCGAGAACGATTCCTGA